The Faecalibacterium prausnitzii genome includes a window with the following:
- a CDS encoding phospho-sugar mutase — protein sequence MDIKKEYERWLANATADADVVAELRILDDSKIEDAFYRDLAFGTGGLRGVIGAGTNRMNVYTVAKASQGLADYLKKNFAEPSVTIGYDSRIKSDVFAKVAAGVFAANGVKVNIWPVLMPVPTVSFATRYLHTSAGVMVTASHNPSKYNGYKVYGADGCQITTEVAAEILAEIEKLDIFADVMTSDFEAGVANGSIQYIPDEVYTAFVEQVKSQSVLFGEEVNKNVAIVYSPLNGTGLKPVTRTLKEMGYTNITVVKEQEQPDGNFPTCPYPNPEIKEAMALGMEYAKKCNADLLLATDPDCDRVGIAVKNKAGEYELLTGNQTGMLLLDYICNQRVKHGKMPADPVMVKTIVTMDMGEQIATHYGLRTINVLTGFKFIGEQIGKLEKQGKADSYVFGFEESYGYLTGSYVRDKDGVDGAYMICEMFSYYATKGISLLDKLDELYKAYGYCLNTLHSYEFDGSAGFAKMQSIMQAFRGDIKEFGGKKVVKLLDYALGLDGLPKSDVLKFLLEDNCSIVVRPSGTEPKLKTYISVSAENKEAAEKIELEICKSAEEYLK from the coding sequence ATGGATATCAAGAAAGAATATGAACGCTGGTTGGCAAATGCCACCGCCGATGCCGATGTAGTGGCAGAACTAAGAATATTGGATGATTCCAAAATCGAGGACGCGTTCTATCGTGACCTCGCCTTTGGCACGGGCGGTCTGCGCGGCGTCATCGGCGCAGGAACCAACCGGATGAACGTCTATACCGTGGCAAAGGCTTCTCAGGGTCTGGCGGACTACTTGAAGAAGAATTTTGCAGAGCCGTCCGTGACCATCGGTTATGACAGCCGCATCAAGAGCGATGTGTTTGCAAAGGTGGCTGCGGGTGTGTTCGCGGCCAACGGCGTCAAGGTGAATATCTGGCCTGTTCTGATGCCGGTGCCTACCGTGTCCTTTGCGACTCGTTATCTGCACACCTCTGCCGGTGTCATGGTGACGGCTTCTCACAATCCCAGCAAGTACAACGGCTATAAGGTCTACGGTGCAGACGGCTGCCAGATCACTACCGAGGTTGCTGCGGAAATTCTGGCTGAAATCGAGAAGCTGGACATTTTTGCGGACGTCATGACCAGCGATTTTGAAGCAGGCGTGGCAAACGGCAGTATCCAGTACATCCCGGATGAGGTCTACACTGCATTCGTGGAGCAGGTCAAGAGCCAGTCTGTTCTGTTTGGCGAAGAGGTCAATAAGAATGTGGCTATCGTGTACAGCCCGCTGAACGGCACCGGTCTGAAGCCTGTGACCCGCACTCTGAAGGAGATGGGCTACACCAACATCACCGTGGTCAAAGAGCAGGAGCAGCCGGACGGAAACTTCCCGACCTGCCCGTACCCCAACCCGGAGATCAAGGAAGCCATGGCGCTGGGTATGGAGTATGCCAAGAAGTGCAATGCCGACCTGCTGCTGGCAACCGACCCCGACTGCGACCGTGTGGGCATCGCCGTCAAGAACAAGGCAGGGGAGTACGAGCTGCTGACCGGCAACCAGACGGGTATGCTGCTGCTGGACTATATTTGCAACCAGCGCGTAAAGCATGGCAAGATGCCTGCCGACCCGGTCATGGTCAAGACGATCGTCACCATGGACATGGGGGAACAGATTGCTACCCATTACGGATTGCGTACAATCAACGTATTGACTGGCTTCAAGTTTATCGGCGAGCAGATCGGCAAGCTGGAAAAGCAGGGCAAGGCAGACAGCTATGTGTTCGGCTTTGAGGAGAGCTACGGCTACCTGACCGGCTCCTACGTCCGCGATAAGGATGGCGTGGACGGTGCCTATATGATCTGCGAGATGTTTAGCTATTATGCTACTAAGGGCATCAGCCTGCTGGACAAGCTGGACGAGTTGTACAAGGCTTACGGATACTGCCTGAACACCCTGCACAGCTATGAATTCGACGGTAGCGCCGGTTTTGCCAAGATGCAGAGCATTATGCAGGCATTCCGCGGCGACATCAAGGAGTTTGGCGGCAAGAAGGTCGTTAAGCTGCTGGACTACGCACTTGGTTTGGATGGCCTGCCCAAGTCCGATGTGCTCAAGTTTCTGCTGGAAGATAACTGCTCCATTGTGGTGCGCCCCTCCGGTACCGAGCCGAAGCTCAAGACCTATATTTCTGTCAGCGCGGAAAACAAGGAAGCTGCAGAGAAGATTGAGCTGGAGATCTGCAAGAGTGCGGAAGAGTATTTGAAATAA
- a CDS encoding O-antigen ligase family protein: MVKNKKLIKTCTTLAIFTSSFDIFAIVNIGGFNFRFCQLIILPVITLYLMNVMASRRFLAPKGFRYLLIWIVLQLVFCFRSPSLKNAFGYFIWLIFNGITVLSTCYFCEKAYSRKWLLRTYLHSFVFMSVVGLMQLFLYAIGVDFYVAQNWTGRLARINGFSYEPSYYATYLIMGFVTYASLLIANEYVWISKTKLQQGFVWVTIALILSSSRMGWLMIAVFIVYELSYHSLKKALTGGRIKKKTFSFIALALLVVAFAAFAVVYILKLDLSMFAAGLGIGGGSTHSSGPRIEGLTKCIEIFKKSPIWGYSLGGVDPMIARYDGEVYSTLHNGAAMSVVGEILVASGVIGLIPFIFYFLALLFRRTNSANITYSNVIRALRVAMVFELAILCFNQNILRPYTWWHIAILSAEMKSTQGD; the protein is encoded by the coding sequence ATGGTTAAAAATAAAAAACTTATTAAAACCTGCACAACGCTCGCAATATTTACGTCCTCTTTCGATATTTTTGCAATAGTCAATATTGGTGGATTTAACTTTAGATTTTGTCAGTTGATTATTTTGCCAGTCATTACACTTTATTTAATGAATGTAATGGCATCAAGGCGTTTCCTTGCGCCAAAAGGGTTTCGATATTTACTTATTTGGATTGTTTTGCAGCTTGTATTTTGCTTCCGGTCCCCAAGTTTGAAAAATGCATTTGGATACTTTATATGGTTGATTTTTAACGGTATAACGGTTCTGTCTACGTGCTATTTTTGTGAAAAGGCATATTCAAGAAAATGGCTGTTGAGAACTTATTTGCATTCATTTGTGTTTATGTCTGTCGTTGGGTTGATGCAACTTTTTCTTTATGCAATAGGCGTTGATTTCTATGTGGCTCAAAATTGGACTGGCCGGTTGGCACGAATTAATGGATTTTCTTATGAACCGTCTTATTATGCAACATACCTGATAATGGGTTTCGTTACTTATGCTAGTCTCCTTATTGCGAACGAGTATGTATGGATATCTAAGACGAAATTGCAACAAGGTTTTGTTTGGGTAACAATCGCACTGATTTTGTCATCCTCCCGTATGGGATGGTTGATGATAGCAGTTTTTATTGTGTATGAATTATCGTATCATTCCTTAAAAAAGGCATTGACAGGTGGGCGTATAAAAAAGAAAACATTCTCTTTTATAGCTTTAGCATTGCTTGTAGTGGCTTTTGCTGCTTTCGCCGTAGTGTACATTTTAAAATTGGATCTTTCAATGTTTGCCGCCGGGTTAGGAATTGGCGGTGGCTCTACGCATTCATCAGGACCAAGAATTGAAGGATTAACAAAATGTATTGAGATTTTCAAAAAAAGTCCTATCTGGGGATATAGTCTTGGTGGGGTAGACCCGATGATTGCTAGGTACGATGGAGAAGTATATTCAACGCTACACAATGGCGCGGCGATGAGTGTGGTTGGCGAAATTCTAGTTGCAAGTGGTGTCATCGGGCTGATTCCGTTTATTTTTTATTTTTTAGCGCTTCTTTTTAGAAGAACAAATTCGGCCAATATTACATACTCGAATGTAATAAGGGCATTGAGAGTTGCAATGGTATTTGAACTGGCAATTCTTTGTTTTAATCAAAATATATTGCGCCCATATACTTGGTGGCATATTGCCATTTTAAGTGCAGAAATGAAATCTACACAAGGAGATTAA
- a CDS encoding sugar transferase has protein sequence MTVKNTELPRENCCAENKPQNEFSTKAYLFIKRLFDIITSLVLLILISPLLLVLSILVYVDDPGKVFYGHVRIGKNGKPFKMWKFRSMYMNADKMIDLLTPEQAKQYYTEFKIDNDPRITRIGNFLRKTSLDELPQLFNVICNDMSLVGPRPLIESEIQTYYEDTHDVLLAVKPGVTGYWQAYARNNATYQSGERQKMEMYYVHNASLWLDIKILFKTIGSVLKKQGAQ, from the coding sequence ATGACCGTAAAGAATACTGAATTACCCCGCGAAAATTGTTGTGCGGAGAACAAACCCCAAAATGAGTTCAGTACAAAAGCGTACCTCTTTATAAAAAGACTTTTTGACATAATAACGTCGCTGGTTTTACTTATTTTGATTTCGCCGTTGCTGCTGGTTCTTTCGATTCTGGTCTATGTGGATGACCCGGGAAAAGTTTTCTATGGGCATGTCAGAATTGGTAAAAACGGAAAGCCTTTTAAGATGTGGAAATTCCGTAGTATGTACATGAATGCCGACAAAATGATTGATTTGCTTACGCCAGAACAGGCAAAGCAATATTACACAGAGTTCAAGATTGACAACGACCCGCGCATAACTAGGATCGGAAATTTTTTGCGGAAAACCAGTCTGGACGAATTGCCACAGCTTTTTAATGTGATCTGCAATGATATGAGTCTGGTAGGCCCTCGCCCACTGATCGAGTCGGAAATTCAGACCTACTATGAAGACACCCACGATGTACTTCTGGCTGTAAAGCCGGGTGTTACCGGATACTGGCAGGCTTATGCGCGAAATAATGCGACCTACCAAAGCGGCGAACGGCAGAAAATGGAAATGTATTATGTCCATAATGCATCACTGTGGTTGGACATCAAGATTCTGTTTAAGACCATCGGGTCGGTTTTGAAGAAGCAGGGGGCGCAGTAA
- a CDS encoding CatB-related O-acetyltransferase has protein sequence MQKMLDHTILRDFVKQIRLNHFKRSWRKANAENDTVPMNHFPAELVSVGKCSYGELNVVTFNRCSKLKIGSYCSIAQHVYFMLDVEHRVNTVSTYPYKAKCLRLGDEAFSKGDIVVGDDVWIGYGATIMSGAHIGQGAVVAAGAVVTKDVPPYAIVGGVPAKVIKYRFETEIIKELLRIDYSKLNEKMIKEHIDELYTDLKSVKQIKWFPQREEKNFDRK, from the coding sequence ATGCAGAAAATGCTTGATCATACTATTTTAAGGGATTTTGTAAAACAAATTCGGCTGAACCATTTTAAGCGCAGTTGGCGGAAAGCAAATGCTGAAAATGATACCGTTCCAATGAATCACTTCCCGGCAGAATTGGTGAGCGTTGGAAAATGTTCTTATGGTGAGCTGAATGTTGTTACCTTCAACCGTTGCTCGAAGCTAAAAATTGGTTCTTATTGCTCAATTGCACAGCATGTGTACTTTATGCTTGATGTAGAACATCGTGTGAATACAGTTTCTACATATCCATACAAAGCAAAATGTTTGAGGCTGGGCGATGAAGCCTTTTCTAAAGGCGATATCGTTGTAGGCGATGATGTTTGGATTGGCTACGGTGCAACTATTATGTCGGGGGCTCATATCGGGCAAGGGGCGGTGGTTGCGGCAGGTGCAGTAGTAACAAAGGATGTGCCGCCGTATGCAATTGTTGGTGGTGTGCCTGCTAAGGTGATTAAGTATCGCTTTGAGACAGAAATTATAAAGGAGTTGTTGAGGATAGATTATAGCAAATTGAATGAGAAAATGATAAAAGAGCATATTGATGAGTTGTATACAGATTTAAAGAGTGTCAAGCAGATCAAGTGGTTTCCTCAAAGGGAGGAAAAGAATTTTGATAGGAAGTGA
- a CDS encoding sugar phosphate nucleotidyltransferase, translating into MNVILLSGGSGKRLWPLSNDVRSKQFIKLFKNNDEYESMVQRVYRQIATVDADAKITIATSKSQASAIKNQLGEKASICVEPCRRDTFPAIALAAAYLHDELGVAENEAVVVCPVDPYVDNTYYESVKTLQELAEQGGANLTLMGIEPTYPSEKYGYVIPESGEIVSKVKEFKEKPDVETAKKYLAQSALWNAGIFAFKLDYLLDKAHSMIDFEDYRDLFNKYDTLTKISFDYAVVEKESSIQVLRYSGDWKDVGTWNMMAEVMADKTKGKAVLDETCKNTNVVNELNIPILCMGCKDMIIAASGDGILISDKERSGYMKPYVEKIETEAMYAEKSWGSYTVIDVQPGSMTVKISMRAGEHMTYHMHNYREEVWTVVSGKGRAIVDGMEQVLRTGDVITIAAGCKHTVEAITALDMIEVQLGDEISVADKIKFPMV; encoded by the coding sequence ATGAATGTTATTTTGCTTTCTGGAGGTTCCGGCAAGCGGCTCTGGCCTCTTTCCAACGATGTGCGCAGCAAGCAGTTTATCAAGCTATTTAAGAATAATGACGAGTATGAGTCTATGGTGCAGCGTGTCTACCGCCAGATTGCTACGGTGGATGCAGATGCAAAAATCACCATTGCGACTAGTAAATCGCAGGCAAGCGCTATCAAGAATCAGCTGGGGGAAAAGGCTTCTATCTGCGTAGAGCCCTGCCGCCGCGATACGTTCCCGGCCATCGCACTGGCCGCAGCCTATCTGCACGACGAACTGGGTGTGGCAGAGAATGAGGCTGTTGTTGTCTGCCCGGTCGATCCGTATGTGGACAACACCTATTATGAATCCGTCAAAACCCTGCAGGAGCTGGCAGAGCAGGGTGGAGCAAATCTGACCCTGATGGGCATTGAGCCGACTTATCCCAGCGAGAAGTATGGTTACGTTATCCCTGAAAGTGGCGAAATTGTCAGCAAGGTTAAAGAATTCAAGGAAAAGCCGGATGTGGAAACTGCCAAGAAGTATCTAGCACAGAGCGCATTGTGGAATGCAGGCATCTTTGCATTCAAACTTGACTATCTGCTGGACAAGGCGCATAGCATGATCGACTTCGAGGACTACCGTGACCTGTTCAATAAGTACGATACATTGACTAAAATTAGCTTTGACTATGCTGTGGTTGAGAAGGAGTCCAGCATTCAGGTTCTGCGTTATAGCGGCGACTGGAAGGATGTCGGCACATGGAACATGATGGCTGAGGTCATGGCAGACAAGACCAAGGGCAAGGCTGTTCTGGATGAAACCTGCAAAAACACCAATGTGGTGAACGAGCTGAATATCCCGATCCTTTGCATGGGCTGCAAGGATATGATCATTGCGGCCAGCGGCGACGGCATCCTGATCTCCGATAAAGAGCGCAGCGGCTACATGAAACCCTATGTGGAAAAGATCGAGACCGAGGCAATGTATGCTGAGAAGTCTTGGGGTAGTTACACGGTCATTGATGTGCAGCCCGGCTCTATGACAGTTAAGATTTCCATGAGAGCGGGTGAGCACATGACTTACCACATGCATAACTACCGTGAGGAAGTCTGGACGGTTGTTTCTGGTAAGGGCAGGGCAATCGTTGACGGCATGGAGCAGGTGCTGCGTACAGGCGATGTGATCACCATTGCGGCAGGCTGCAAGCACACGGTTGAGGCTATCACTGCATTGGACATGATCGAAGTTCAGCTTGGTGATGAGATTAGCGTTGCTGATAAGATCAAATTCCCCATGGTGTAG
- a CDS encoding glycoside hydrolase family 99-like domain-containing protein, translating to MSKTKIIAMYLPQYHEIPENSKFWGEGFTDWVSVKKAEPLYKGHKQPKVPQNEKYYDLSKKENVAWQAKIARKYGVDGFGIYHYWFSSKKQLLTKPAEIILENKDIDIPFFFAWDNISWKRTWSKLKGNDWSPIVDDKAQRKKDEPEILIEYVLGDKEEWKKHFDYLLPYFKDSRYIKKEGKPVFVIYNFDEKIISMGKYWDDLAQENGLKGVEVIYRYDPIKMIPSNQKTFTYEPPFSGWGTTVTRVISKIERVLGKNGLQIYEYDGVWKKIIENAKRNKDSNIMSGAFVEYDDTPRRGKKGKVVTGATPQKFEKYMAELLRISSRQNKDFIFLTAWNEWGEGAYLEPDTENGYAYLEALKRAVESVNAENA from the coding sequence ATGTCAAAGACAAAAATAATTGCTATGTATTTGCCACAGTATCATGAGATCCCAGAAAATTCAAAATTTTGGGGAGAGGGCTTCACAGATTGGGTAAGTGTGAAAAAGGCAGAGCCCCTGTATAAAGGCCACAAGCAGCCTAAGGTGCCACAAAATGAAAAATATTACGATTTGTCGAAAAAAGAAAACGTGGCATGGCAAGCGAAAATTGCAAGAAAATACGGAGTGGACGGTTTTGGGATTTATCATTATTGGTTCTCCAGCAAAAAACAGCTTCTAACAAAACCTGCTGAAATAATTTTGGAAAATAAAGATATCGATATTCCTTTTTTCTTTGCGTGGGATAATATTAGCTGGAAAAGAACATGGAGCAAATTAAAGGGAAATGACTGGTCTCCGATTGTCGATGATAAAGCTCAGCGAAAAAAGGATGAACCGGAAATTTTGATAGAATATGTTCTTGGCGATAAAGAAGAATGGAAGAAACATTTTGATTATTTGCTTCCATACTTCAAGGATAGCAGGTATATCAAAAAAGAAGGAAAGCCTGTCTTTGTGATATACAATTTTGATGAAAAGATTATTTCAATGGGAAAGTATTGGGATGATCTTGCGCAGGAAAATGGACTGAAAGGTGTTGAAGTTATTTACCGCTATGATCCAATAAAAATGATTCCAAGTAATCAGAAAACATTCACTTATGAGCCGCCATTCTCTGGATGGGGGACAACTGTAACACGAGTGATTTCTAAAATAGAAAGAGTATTAGGAAAAAACGGTCTTCAGATATACGAATATGATGGGGTCTGGAAAAAAATAATAGAAAATGCAAAGAGAAACAAGGATTCAAACATAATGTCTGGTGCGTTTGTTGAGTATGATGATACTCCACGGCGTGGAAAAAAAGGAAAAGTAGTCACAGGAGCGACACCACAAAAATTTGAAAAGTACATGGCAGAGCTGCTGCGAATTTCTAGCCGGCAGAACAAAGATTTCATTTTCCTTACGGCATGGAATGAATGGGGCGAGGGTGCGTATCTGGAACCAGATACCGAAAACGGTTATGCCTATTTGGAAGCTTTGAAACGTGCAGTTGAAAGCGTGAATGCAGAAAATGCTTGA
- a CDS encoding glycosyltransferase family 4 protein, protein MEAYVIDGLFLTQKITGIQRYAYEITMELDKIVLKNTLEILVPESFENIPDLKNIKVVRYGKKHGVLWQQIDFARYARMHKMQCICFTNILPLFYPHGIITIHDVSYKANPRFFTSKRDRISALWHRLNYWCAAHSSMKIVTVSEFSKSEIIKYYKIASERITVIYNAWQHMNRIKAASDTFERYPQLAKGSYYFSMSTLAANKNFKWILYAAKNNPDEQFAIAGGGKLKGAAEAEGFAELPNIRFLGYVSDEDAKTLMANCKAFLFPTLYEGFGIPPLEAIACGAPRIIVSDTPCVHEIYGNNAEYIDQTNYKNAKITEGKICVSAEILEKYSWKKSAEKLLEKL, encoded by the coding sequence ATGGAAGCCTATGTAATAGATGGGTTGTTTTTGACCCAGAAAATCACCGGAATCCAGCGGTATGCGTATGAGATTACGATGGAACTTGATAAGATCGTTTTGAAAAATACCTTAGAAATTCTGGTTCCGGAGAGTTTTGAAAATATACCGGATCTAAAAAATATCAAAGTTGTGAGATACGGAAAAAAACATGGAGTGCTTTGGCAACAGATTGATTTTGCACGCTATGCGCGAATGCACAAAATGCAATGTATTTGCTTTACGAACATTCTGCCGTTGTTTTACCCGCATGGGATTATCACGATTCACGATGTAAGTTATAAGGCAAACCCGCGATTCTTTACTTCAAAGAGGGACCGTATTTCCGCTCTGTGGCATCGTTTGAATTACTGGTGCGCAGCACATTCCTCTATGAAAATTGTGACTGTATCTGAATTTTCAAAATCGGAAATAATCAAATATTACAAGATTGCCTCAGAGCGAATCACCGTTATTTACAATGCATGGCAACATATGAACCGAATCAAGGCGGCTTCGGATACATTTGAGCGCTACCCGCAGCTTGCAAAAGGTTCTTACTATTTTTCGATGTCAACTCTTGCAGCGAACAAGAATTTCAAATGGATTTTATACGCCGCTAAGAATAATCCAGATGAACAGTTTGCAATTGCTGGAGGTGGAAAGCTGAAAGGCGCTGCGGAAGCGGAGGGTTTTGCGGAACTGCCTAATATCCGTTTTCTTGGATATGTCAGTGATGAAGATGCAAAGACTCTGATGGCAAACTGCAAAGCCTTTTTGTTTCCGACTTTATACGAAGGGTTTGGTATTCCTCCACTGGAAGCAATTGCTTGCGGTGCGCCAAGAATTATTGTATCGGATACACCATGTGTGCACGAGATTTATGGAAATAACGCAGAGTATATTGACCAGACAAACTATAAGAATGCAAAGATTACAGAAGGTAAAATATGTGTTTCTGCAGAAATATTGGAGAAATATAGTTGGAAAAAGTCTGCCGAAAAATTACTAGAGAAATTATAA
- a CDS encoding type I phosphomannose isomerase catalytic subunit codes for MEIMKLIPTGKDYLWGGTRLREEYGKQIDLTPLAETWECSVHPDGPSYVANGIYKGQTLAEVLSAHPEYLGTKVENRELPVLVKFIDAKKDLSVQVHPDDAYAREHEGDNGKTEMWYVVDADEGAHLIYGFQHKVTEEILRKAVETGTLDKHLQKVEVHKGDTYFVPAGTVHGIGKGILVAEIQESSNVTYRVYDYDRVDKNGKKRELHFDKAVQVMDMNVAPDVSQKPRIVKYYSGCSRELLCRCKYFETERIQVTKGFAFSVMDTSFQVLMCLDGYGEVQTMDAERKPMRFSKGETLFLPAGLGRCLVVGDAELIKVRC; via the coding sequence ATGGAAATCATGAAATTGATTCCGACTGGCAAGGACTACCTGTGGGGTGGCACCCGACTCCGAGAAGAATATGGAAAGCAAATCGATTTGACCCCGTTGGCGGAGACATGGGAGTGCTCTGTACATCCAGATGGCCCTAGCTATGTGGCGAATGGAATCTATAAAGGACAGACACTGGCAGAGGTGTTGAGTGCTCACCCAGAATATCTTGGCACAAAGGTGGAAAACAGAGAACTGCCTGTATTGGTGAAATTCATCGATGCCAAGAAAGATTTATCTGTTCAGGTTCATCCCGATGATGCATATGCACGAGAGCACGAAGGCGACAACGGTAAGACCGAGATGTGGTACGTTGTGGACGCTGACGAAGGTGCACACTTGATTTATGGCTTTCAGCACAAGGTGACAGAGGAAATTCTTCGGAAAGCTGTTGAAACTGGAACATTGGATAAGCATCTGCAAAAAGTTGAAGTTCACAAAGGCGATACCTATTTTGTCCCGGCGGGAACCGTACATGGCATTGGAAAAGGCATTCTGGTGGCTGAAATTCAGGAAAGCTCGAACGTGACCTACCGTGTCTACGACTATGACCGTGTGGATAAGAACGGAAAAAAGCGTGAGTTGCACTTTGACAAGGCTGTTCAGGTCATGGATATGAATGTCGCGCCAGATGTGAGTCAGAAACCCAGAATCGTGAAATACTATTCCGGCTGCTCTCGTGAGCTGCTTTGCCGCTGCAAATATTTTGAAACAGAGCGGATTCAGGTTACGAAGGGCTTTGCCTTTTCTGTAATGGATACCTCTTTTCAGGTGCTGATGTGCCTGGATGGCTACGGCGAAGTGCAGACGATGGACGCAGAGCGGAAACCGATGCGATTCAGTAAAGGTGAAACGCTGTTTTTACCAGCAGGACTGGGCAGATGCTTGGTTGTTGGTGACGCAGAGCTAATTAAGGTTCGGTGCTAA
- a CDS encoding glycosyltransferase has product MKKILQISNYQYPHIGGIEQVARDIADSLLDDKEIEQKMICFNEDAQDGDYLCHRKETVHDSVDGVEVIRCGCFAKVASQSLSFTYPHELKKVLQDFAPDIVILHYPNPFVSSFLLPMLPKNTKFILYWHLDITKQKVLGKLFHGQTLHLLERADKVIATSPNYVDGSPYLSQYRAKCEVIPNCIRMERLTPTATIYKKAELIRKENEGKILCFGVGRHVPYKGFTYLVKASKLLDDRFRIHIGGKGELTQALKEEAKDDNKIQFLGRVSDEDMIAYYLACDIFCFPSITKNEAFGIALAEGMYFAKPAVTFTIPGSGVNYVNLAGVTGIECSNGDVQAYADALTKLANDPELREKYGKAAKRRVEEHFMYDGLKRAIWDLIAEM; this is encoded by the coding sequence ATGAAAAAGATTTTACAGATATCCAACTACCAGTATCCGCATATTGGCGGCATTGAGCAGGTTGCAAGAGACATTGCCGATTCTCTGCTTGACGATAAGGAAATTGAGCAGAAGATGATTTGCTTTAACGAGGATGCACAAGATGGCGACTATCTATGTCATCGCAAAGAGACCGTGCACGATTCTGTGGATGGCGTGGAAGTGATCCGATGCGGTTGCTTTGCAAAAGTGGCATCGCAGTCGTTGTCGTTCACCTATCCACATGAATTAAAAAAGGTGCTGCAAGACTTTGCCCCGGATATTGTAATTTTGCATTATCCGAATCCCTTTGTTTCGAGCTTCTTACTGCCAATGCTCCCGAAAAACACAAAATTTATATTGTACTGGCATTTGGACATTACAAAGCAAAAAGTTCTTGGAAAGCTGTTCCATGGTCAAACGCTGCATTTATTGGAACGGGCGGACAAGGTAATAGCAACCAGTCCGAATTATGTGGATGGCAGCCCATATTTGAGCCAGTACCGCGCAAAGTGTGAAGTTATCCCCAATTGCATTCGGATGGAGCGGTTGACCCCTACTGCTACGATCTACAAAAAGGCAGAGCTAATTCGGAAGGAAAATGAGGGAAAAATCCTCTGTTTTGGTGTAGGACGGCATGTCCCGTACAAAGGTTTCACCTATCTTGTAAAGGCAAGCAAACTCTTGGATGATCGTTTTCGCATTCATATCGGCGGAAAGGGTGAGCTGACACAAGCGCTGAAGGAAGAAGCAAAGGACGACAACAAAATCCAATTCCTTGGTCGTGTAAGCGATGAGGACATGATCGCCTATTATCTGGCTTGTGATATTTTCTGCTTCCCGTCCATTACCAAAAACGAAGCATTTGGCATTGCCCTTGCAGAGGGTATGTATTTTGCCAAGCCAGCAGTCACCTTTACAATTCCAGGCAGCGGAGTGAACTATGTCAATCTGGCTGGCGTAACGGGTATCGAGTGCTCGAATGGAGATGTACAGGCTTATGCAGATGCATTGACAAAGCTTGCGAATGATCCAGAACTGCGAGAGAAATATGGCAAAGCAGCAAAGCGGAGAGTGGAAGAACATTTTATGTATGATGGACTGAAACGTGCCATTTGGGATCTGATTGCGGAAATGTAA